One segment of Actinomyces sp. 432 DNA contains the following:
- a CDS encoding DUF721 domain-containing protein — protein MTEPHFDPTAGAAAASAPGAADADSADALAARALARERGRAWDAGLSRRALSRQAADADGVAAWDRRRRGAGDEDADAADGAEMDRGPGLPPGRDRPGPTRFDPRTGKQDLRRYAERHGWASKLAMASVSVRWREIVGEQIAAHAVIERFEPGRLTLRASSSAWAQQLRLLLPGIERQVSEALGEEGGAVEIRILGPAGPTWRHGRFGAARGGRGPRDTYG, from the coding sequence ATGACTGAGCCGCACTTCGATCCGACCGCGGGTGCCGCGGCGGCGTCCGCGCCCGGCGCGGCAGATGCCGACTCGGCCGATGCGCTGGCGGCGCGGGCCCTGGCCCGGGAGCGCGGGCGTGCCTGGGATGCCGGCCTGAGCCGCCGCGCCCTGAGCCGGCAGGCGGCGGATGCCGACGGCGTGGCCGCCTGGGATCGGCGTCGAAGAGGCGCCGGGGACGAGGACGCGGATGCCGCCGACGGTGCGGAGATGGATCGCGGGCCCGGCCTGCCGCCCGGCCGCGACCGGCCCGGCCCCACCCGCTTCGATCCGCGCACCGGCAAGCAGGACCTGCGCCGCTACGCCGAGCGGCACGGCTGGGCGTCGAAGCTGGCCATGGCCAGTGTCTCGGTGCGCTGGCGGGAGATCGTCGGCGAGCAGATCGCAGCGCACGCCGTTATTGAGCGCTTCGAGCCCGGCCGCCTGACCCTGCGGGCCTCCTCCAGCGCCTGGGCGCAGCAGCTGCGGCTGCTGCTGCCCGGCATTGAGCGGCAGGTGTCCGAGGCGCTGGGCGAGGAGGGTGGCGCCGTCGAGATCCGCATCCTGGGGCCTGCCGGACCCACCTGGCGGCACGGGCGCTTCGGGGCCGCCCGCGGCGGCCGCGGCCCCCGTGACACCTACGGGTGA